The nucleotide sequence ATTGCCTGTGGATACATAGCAGTCCAGAAAGCTTCGGCATACGCGGTGTTTAATAAATACTTATCACCACTCCAATATGTTTCGGTATTAGCGATATGCTGGATCATAGTAGAAGAGTAAATCAAATTTGCTCTCCATGACTCATATCTTTGCCCAGAAACATAAAGTACTGCTGATGGAAATTTATAACTTAAATCCATCTCTGTTGTCTTTGTAGGGTCTACATTCAACTCTTCAAAGTCCTCATCGCATGATTGAAAAGACAGAGCCCCAATCAGTAACATAAGTGTATATATTCTATTTTTCATCTGTATCTTCTTTAAAATTTAACGTTAAGATTAAGGCCATAACTTCTACTAGTTGGTAAGCCGAATCTTTCTAAACCTCTAGCTCCTCTACTATTAAAAGAAGATTCTGGATCAATATTCTCCGTTTCTCTTTTTATAAAGAACAAGTTTCGGCCTATCACAGATATGTTAGCGCTATTAATAAAAGTATCTTTTATCAAATCACTTGGCAGGCTATAACCTAAACTAAACTCTCTAAACTTAATAAAGTCTGCACTTTGGATATGTTCTTCAGCGATTTCATAAAGTTTTTTATAGTAAGAGTCTACATTACCTGGAGCAATTGTAGTTGAAAAATCTGCTCCTGATGCATCAAATCCTTGTACAGCGATACCATCTTCTCTACCTACAAGTGTATTTTTACTAGCTCCATAATAGTTAGCAAAAGCGCTGGTACCAGAATAAATATCTGCTCCAAATTTGGCATCGATCAAGAAAGAAAGATTCCAGTTTTTATATCTAAAATTATTGGTAAGTCCCATAGTCCATGGAGCTACTCCATTACCTAGGATTTTTCTTGGACCTGTTGTTGGCGTACCATTGCTATCATACTGAATTCTTCCTTGATCATCTCTAATATAAGAAGTACCGTAAATAGCTCCAAAGGGCTCACCTACGATCGCTCCAGATGATACATTTGTAGCCTGAGCGCTATCTGGGAATAAAGGATTGTCGTCGTCGTCGGTTTTAACCACTTCATTTTTGTTATATCCTAAATTATAAGATACATTCCAGGTGAAATTCTCATTTTTAATAGGAGAACCTGTTAATAATAATTCTACCCCTTTATTAGTCAATTCTCCAATATTCACGAATGCACTACTGTACCCTGAACTATTAGAAAGACTGATAGGTACTATATCGTCTGTAGTTTTATTGAAATAGTAAGCAAAGTCTACTCCAATTCTACTATTAAACATTTTTAAGTTAAGACCTAACTCATATTCTTGTTTAGAAAATGGCTTAAGTTCTTGATTTGGAAGTCTATCATTTGTAATTCTACCCAATGGCACAGAGGAACCTTTACCATTATACGTATCAAAAATACCATATACTAGAGAAAGTTGGTAAGGATCCTGAGCTCCACCGCCTATATCAGAGTATCCTGCTCTCAACTTACCAAAAGTTATAAACTCTGGCATATCAAGCGCATCGCTAAATACAAAACTTGAATTAAAAGAAGGGTAAAAATAACTATTAGAACTAGATTTCCCTGCAAGTGATAATGTTGAGAACCAATCTTTTCTACCAGTTACATTTAAAAATAAATAGTCGTTGTAAGAAAACTCAGCTGTAAAATATAAAGAGTTGATTTTATTTTGAGAATAGATGTAATCATAATTCTTATTAGTCACATTATTAATGTCAACCAAACCAGGAATAACAAACTCTCTTCCGTTTAAAGTAGTAGTTTCAAACTTTCTATCGTTACTATTGGCACCTAAAATTATTTCACTATTAAAGTCTCCAAAAGACTTGCTAAATCCTAACATCACATCTGCATCTACAACTTTAGATATATAGGTGTTTTCTGTCATTGCTCCTAGTGGATTATAAGCTGTCCCGAAAGGTTCTACAGTTGTAATTCTAGCTGTATATTGATCTAGACCTGCTCTTCCTAATGCATACATCCAATCGGTTATATCAAATCTAATAGTTGAAGATCCAATGAATCTATTTTTTAAACTATTATTACTGAATTCGTAAGCTGACCAGTACGGATTTTGATGATACGTACTACTAGAAATTCTATTTTCTGTAAGATCATCATTAATCCAAGGTTTGTAGTCTTCTATGTTAATATTAGCTGGTGACAAAACAGTTGT is from Zunongwangia endophytica and encodes:
- a CDS encoding SusC/RagA family TonB-linked outer membrane protein, which translates into the protein MVKKIMFSVLLVMGLYQFAVAQNQQVSGTITEAETGMPLPGVTVVEKGTSNGTSTDFDGVYTLSVSDNATLVFSMVGYETREVSVTSGELNLELATDTEALDEVVVTALGIKRSEKALGYALTEVGGDELAEVKQVNAINSLQGKVAGLNVSGAATGPAGTSNVLIRGISSVGGNNQPLYVLDGIPIDNTNLGSAGQYGGSDFGDGISSINPDDIESISVLKGGAAAALYGSRASNGVILINTKSGRGQQGFGVQYSGSVLFETVMDDIYDFQKQYGQGINGVAPETSQEALTAGMQAWGGRLDGSDVVQFDGVERPYTNQGNNLDRFYETAHTITNTVAITKAGEGYNLRFSATDMSNEDVTPNSGMNRKSFSLNGGLLLAEKLTLDVSGKYILEDVKNRPRLSDSPGNASFTTVLSPANINIEDYKPWINDDLTENRISSSTYHQNPYWSAYEFSNNSLKNRFIGSSTIRFDITDWMYALGRAGLDQYTARITTVEPFGTAYNPLGAMTENTYISKVVDADVMLGFSKSFGDFNSEIILGANSNDRKFETTTLNGREFVIPGLVDINNVTNKNYDYIYSQNKINSLYFTAEFSYNDYLFLNVTGRKDWFSTLSLAGKSSSNSYFYPSFNSSFVFSDALDMPEFITFGKLRAGYSDIGGGAQDPYQLSLVYGIFDTYNGKGSSVPLGRITNDRLPNQELKPFSKQEYELGLNLKMFNSRIGVDFAYYFNKTTDDIVPISLSNSSGYSSAFVNIGELTNKGVELLLTGSPIKNENFTWNVSYNLGYNKNEVVKTDDDDNPLFPDSAQATNVSSGAIVGEPFGAIYGTSYIRDDQGRIQYDSNGTPTTGPRKILGNGVAPWTMGLTNNFRYKNWNLSFLIDAKFGADIYSGTSAFANYYGASKNTLVGREDGIAVQGFDASGADFSTTIAPGNVDSYYKKLYEIAEEHIQSADFIKFREFSLGYSLPSDLIKDTFINSANISVIGRNLFFIKRETENIDPESSFNSRGARGLERFGLPTSRSYGLNLNVKF